Proteins from a genomic interval of Thunnus thynnus chromosome 5, fThuThy2.1, whole genome shotgun sequence:
- the sall1b gene encoding sal-like protein 1 — MIFLYFESLSDDASLSSAHPAVDPAARVCSRCCAEFSSLSDLEQHQKDCFPNPPVLIVNENEDLLYGSNVLPAASLPASTAVELGETVHNSEVEHCNTPTQDRSNQSAEDMDCFRSKSSHSSVQSTSSNQGSTSLFPAVSLPQHGCSVDQGGYSWMKSNVIIENLENTKVAVAQFSQSTHSDSFHSKTAISSLLQQLLALQIQQIHQLQLIDQIRHQVLLFASHRAEIPETLVICTKELSSSKSTNQLKALSAHLSQQLAAAAGIAKCLSTQSVNMSDFKQFAANEQLKQSQHDSRDASKSSSQPVSELTTSAVHKHVPKKEHVHCGSSDSKLNFLSQTEMSSLMFSNNQFISKNSESTYLPHPSSSSEQTASNSIPNISAIVEDLDALAALAHQRRFKNLKLSEPKLCSKDSLFKHTCRFCSKVLGSDSALQIHLRSHTGERPYKCNICGNRFSTRGNLKVHFQKHKERYPHIQMNPCPVPQHPNSIRTNAGISHSMSMSPEKESWLDKLPSLATTTSGSLKQSESTNLSSLKALKQEEQPISVPIPRAQGELYFDSSGSFDSTSTANPKITSESFESSQQRTMNLKSEDVNPSFNFISKVMTTKSVESANVIPKLFTHPDSTSFSGFHSFKRSENPEPQLLSENSNKSVSDPNECVICHRILSCQSALRMHYRTHTGERPYQCQVCCRAFTTKGNLKTHQAVHRATIPLRVQHSCPICQKKFTNAVVLQQHVHMHMEGHIPSADLTDRKYTADCNEGFRDRTKLNHINNISDDNNEGFCDNRLSRFKSLSIHLVPSSFDKSPFDALKKTSYQLQWIKTEKPDEGCQTNNKQAAESGQCNGTFSMSDSSSSTQSMSPSSQASVYLKPDKPFQTWLNSTTLTLCASATAPTDLKLFSHADDSPSLIHNLHEKGIFKNTYCDICGKNFACQSALDIHYRSHTKERPFICTTCNRGFSTKGNLKQHMLTHQMRDFPPRLFEPSNPNLTPNHNGSMLSTGSPTVKTEVTAFLSPSVINSRDRCDDVCAVAPPRRTPKQHHCNTCGKSFSSSSALQIHERTHTGERPFACTVCGRAFTTKGNLKVHMGTHMWNSAPSRRGRRLSVDRSSVGFGTRPVKLPEPPQKTSETVYHWNQSPQLFSTSLKTNDVCMIQGGGSSFSVHNGLKEKTPVESSGVCHLTDQRDPLVVNVVNDNN, encoded by the exons ATGATTTTCCTCTATTTTGAATCTCTTTCAGATGATGCCTCTCTCAGCTCGGCTCATCCTGCAGTGGATCCTGCTGCTCGTGTCTGTAGCCGATGTTGCGCTGAGTTTAGCTCGCTATCAGACCTGGAACAGCATCAAAAGGATTGCTTTCCAAATCCTCCTGTTCTCATTGTGAATGAGAACGAGGATCTGCTGTACGGCAGCAACGTTCTCCCTGCAGCCTCATTACCAGCCAGCACAGCAGTGGAGctgggtgaaacagtccataaCTCTGAGGTTGAACACTGCAACACGCCAACACAGGACAGATCCAATCAAAGTGCAGAAGACATGGATTGTTTTAGGAGCAAAAGTAGCCACAGCAGTGTTCAGAGCACCAGCAGTAACCAGGGAAGTACCTCACTTTTCCCAGCAGTATCTTTACCTCAACATGGCTGCTCAGTTGACCAGGGAGGATACTCGTGGATGAAGAGCAACGTCATCATTGAAAACCTTGAGAACACTAAAGTGGCTGTGGCTCAGTTTTCACAGTCGACTCACTCAGATAGTTTCCACAGTAAGACTGCCATCTCgtctctgctgcagcagctaCTCGCCCTGCAAATACAGCAAATCCATCAGTTGCAGCTAATTGATCAGATTCGTCACCAGGTTCTGCTGTTTGCTTCTCACAGAGCCGAGATACCGGAGACTCTGGTAATCTGCACCAAAGAGCTGTCATCCTCAAAATCCACCAATCAGCTCAAGGCTCTCAGTGCACATCTGTCTCAACAGCtagctgcagctgcagggaTAGCCAAATGTTTGTCCACTCAGTCTGTTAACATGAGTGACTTCAAGCAGTTTGCAGCCAACGAGCAACTGAAGCAAAGTCAACATGACAGCAGAGATGCATCAAAAAGCTCTTCGCAACCTGTCAGTGAGCTCACAACTTCAGCTGTTCACAAGCATGTTCCCAAAAAAGAGCATGTGCACTGTGGTTCTTCTGACTCCAAACTGAACTTCTTATCCCAAACCGAGATGTCCTCTTTGATGTTTAGCAATAATCAGTTCATCAGCAAAAATTCAGAGAGCACATACTTACCTCACCCTTCATCTAGCAGTGAACAAACAGCATCAAATTCAATACCAAACATCAGTGCAATTGTGGAGGATCTGGATGCCCTGGCAGCCTTGGCTCATCAGAGGAGATTCAAGAATCTGAAGCTTTCTGAACCCAAACTGTGTTCAAAAGACTCTCTctttaaacacacatgcaggttTTGTTCCAAAGTACTTGGGAGTGACAGTGCCTTGCAAATTCATTTGCGATCACACACTGGAGAAAGGCCATATAAATGCAACATCTGTGGAAACAGGTTCTCCACTCGCGGGAATTTGAAGGTTCATTTCCAGAAGCACAAAGAGAGATATCCACACATCCAAATGAACCCTTGTCCAGTTCCACAGCACCCAAATAGTATCAGAACCAATGCTGGGATTAGTCATAGTATGTCCATGTCACCAGAGAAAGAAAGCTGGCTGGATAAGTTGCCATCCCTGGCTACAACTACCTCTGGTTCCCTGAAACAGTCAGAGTCAACCAACCTGTCATCTCTCAAGGCTCTTAAGCAAGAAGAGCAGCCTATCTCAGTACCAATTCCCCGTGCTCAAGGTGAGCTTTACTTTGATTCATCAGGAAGCTTTGACTCCACCTCAACAGCAAACCCTAAAATAACTTCTGAATCATTTGAGAGCAGCCAACAAAGAACAATGAATCTTAAAAGTGAAGATGTAAACCCATCTTTTAACTTTATCTCAAAAGTGATGACCACAAAGTCAGTGGAATCAGCCAATGTTATACCCAAACTATTCACCCACCCAGATTCTACCTCATTTTCAggatttcattcattcaaacgCTCTGAGAACCCTGAACCCCAGCTGCTATCAGAGAACTCTAACAAAAGTGTGTCGGACCCAAATGAGTGTGTCATCTGCCATCGCATACTCAGTTGTCAGAGTGCCCTGAGGATGCATTATCGGACACATACAGGGGAGCGTCCGTACCAGTGTCAAGTGTGTTGTCGAGCCTTCACCACCAAAGGAAACCTGAAGACACACCAAGCTGTTCACCGTGCAACAATCCCATTGAGAGTCCAGCACTCGTGTCCCATCTGCCAAAAGAAGTTCACCAATGCTGTGGTCCTACAGCAACATGTACACATGCATATGGAAGGTCACATACCCAGTGCAGACCTTACAGATCGGAAATACACAGCAGATTGTAATGAAGGATTCAGagacagaacaaaactgaaTCACATAAACAACATTTCGGATGACAATAATGAGGGCTTTTGTGACAACAGATTGTCTAGATTCAAATCTTTGTCTATCCATTTGGTCCCATCATCATTTGATAAAAGCCCTTTTGATGCTCTCAAGAAGACGAGTTACCAGCTCCAATGGATCAAGACAGAGAAACCAGACGAAGGttgtcaaacaaacaacaaacaggcTGCTGAAAGCGGTCAATGCAATGGCACATTCTCAATGTCTGACAGTTCCTCTTCCACTCAGTCTATGTCCCCGAGCAGTCAAGCTTCAGTGTATTTAAAACCTGACAAACCGTTCCAGACGTGGCTCAACTCAACCACTTTAACGCTTTGCGCATCTGCCACAGCACCAACTGACCTAAAATTATTTAGCCACGCAGACGATTCTCCAAGCTTGATTCACAACCTGCATgagaaggggatctttaagaacACTTACTGTGACATATGTGGAAAGAATTTTGCCTGTCAAAGTGCCTTGGATATCCACTATAGAAGCCATACCAAGGAGAGACCTTTTATCTGCACAACATGCAACAGGGGCTTTTCCACAAAGGGGAATCTCAAACAACACATGCTGACACATCAAATGAGGGACTTCCCACCACGTCTCTTTGAACCCTCCAATCCTAACCTAACACCAAACCATAATGGCTCCATGTTATCCACTGGCTCACCAACTGTGAAGACAGAGGTGACAGCGTTCCTGAGCCCCTCTGTTATTAATAGTAGGGATCGCTGTGATGACGTATGTGCTGTTGCACCACCTCGACGGACACCCAAACAGCACCACTGCAACACTTGTGGGAAgagcttctcctcctccagtgcTCTGCAGATCCATGAGAGGACTCACACCGGGGAGAGGCCATTCGCCTGCACCGTCTGTGGACGAGCTTTTACTACCAAAGGAAACCTAAAG GTTCATATGGGAACTCACATGTGGAACAGCGCCCCGAGCAGGAGAGGCCGCAGACTGTCTGTAGACAGGTCATCAGTGGGATTTGGGACTCGTCCTGTTAAACTTCCCGAGCCACCACAGAAGACTTCAGAGACTGTTTACCACTGGAACCAAAGTCCACAGCTTTTCTCCACAAGTCTGAAGACAAATGATGTTTGTATGATTCAGGGTGGAGGCTCGTCCTTCTCAGTACATAATGGACTGAAGGAAAAGACACCTGTAGAAAGCTCAGGTGTTTGTCACCTTACAGACCAGAGAGACCCTCTTGTTGTTAATGTGGTGAATGATAATAATTAA